The following coding sequences lie in one Fimbriiglobus ruber genomic window:
- the treZ gene encoding malto-oligosyltrehalose trehalohydrolase produces MNVARRFPVGAELTADGVHFRVWAPTRRQVEVAIQKESTHSEAYPLTAEGNGYFSGLVAGLTDRALYRFRLDGGPDTYPDPVSRFQPEGPHGPSQVVDPNRYIWRDLGWKGVSLRGQVLYEMHVGTFTKEGTWAAARRELPELAALGITCLEVMPVAEFPGKFGWGYDGVNLFATTRLYGSPDDFRQFVDTAHAHGLGVILDVVYNHLGPDGNYLEQFAPAYFTDKYETDWGKAINYDGDNSAPVREFFAMNAAFWVDEYHIDGLRLDATQNIYDDSPDHILAVITRSVREAARGRATILVAENEPQETKLVRPADRGGYGLDALWNDDFHHTALVAMTGRSEAYRSDYGGSPQELISAVKYGYLYQGQWYSWQDQRRGHPAFDLDPPAFVTFIQNHDQVANSGRGYRAHQLTSPGRYRAMTTLMLLAPGTPMLFQGQEFASSAPFLFFADHVPDLAALVAKGRVEFLQQFQSLHDPAMREVFAKPHEADTFTRCKLDFAEREIHAPLYRLTRDLLQIRRKDPVLSAQERRGLDGAVLGVQAFLLRFFAPNGHDRLLLVNLGRDLHLKSAPEPLLAPPDGTRWTLLLSTDDPKYGGHGVATVVTADEGWRVPAEAAVLFAPNTDVNGRVPAPRGRTKSKSKPGTEPV; encoded by the coding sequence ATGAATGTCGCCCGGCGGTTTCCTGTTGGAGCGGAATTAACGGCCGATGGCGTTCATTTTCGCGTATGGGCTCCCACTCGTAGGCAGGTCGAAGTTGCAATTCAGAAAGAAAGTACCCATTCGGAAGCCTACCCGTTAACGGCTGAGGGGAATGGGTACTTTTCGGGGCTTGTAGCCGGGCTCACAGACCGGGCGTTGTACCGTTTTCGGCTGGACGGCGGCCCGGATACTTACCCCGATCCCGTTTCGCGGTTCCAGCCCGAAGGGCCGCACGGCCCGTCTCAAGTCGTCGATCCGAACCGCTACATCTGGAGAGATCTGGGGTGGAAAGGTGTTTCGTTGCGCGGTCAAGTTTTGTACGAGATGCACGTGGGCACGTTTACTAAAGAGGGCACCTGGGCGGCCGCCCGACGCGAGTTGCCGGAGTTGGCCGCGCTGGGCATCACCTGTTTGGAAGTCATGCCGGTGGCCGAGTTCCCCGGGAAGTTCGGCTGGGGTTATGACGGGGTCAACCTGTTCGCCACCACGCGCCTCTACGGCAGCCCGGACGACTTCCGCCAGTTCGTCGACACGGCCCACGCCCACGGACTCGGTGTGATTCTGGATGTTGTTTACAACCACCTCGGGCCGGACGGGAATTACCTCGAACAGTTCGCCCCGGCCTATTTCACCGACAAATACGAGACGGACTGGGGCAAGGCGATCAACTACGACGGCGACAACAGCGCGCCGGTCCGCGAGTTCTTCGCCATGAACGCCGCGTTTTGGGTCGACGAATACCACATCGACGGGCTCCGCCTCGACGCCACTCAAAACATTTACGACGACTCCCCGGACCACATCCTGGCCGTCATCACCAGAAGCGTCCGCGAGGCCGCCCGGGGTCGGGCCACAATCCTGGTCGCCGAGAACGAGCCTCAGGAGACCAAACTCGTCCGCCCGGCCGACCGCGGCGGGTACGGGCTCGACGCCCTCTGGAACGACGACTTCCACCACACCGCCTTGGTCGCGATGACCGGCCGGAGCGAGGCGTACCGCAGCGACTACGGCGGCAGCCCGCAAGAACTCATCTCGGCCGTCAAGTACGGCTACCTCTATCAGGGGCAATGGTACTCGTGGCAGGACCAGCGGCGCGGGCACCCGGCCTTCGATCTTGATCCGCCCGCGTTCGTCACCTTCATTCAAAACCACGACCAGGTGGCGAATTCGGGCCGCGGTTATCGTGCCCACCAACTCACGAGTCCCGGGCGATATCGGGCGATGACGACATTAATGTTGCTCGCCCCGGGTACGCCGATGTTGTTTCAGGGGCAAGAGTTCGCCTCCTCCGCCCCGTTCCTGTTTTTCGCGGATCACGTTCCTGATCTCGCGGCCCTCGTCGCGAAGGGGCGGGTCGAGTTCCTTCAGCAATTCCAGAGCCTCCACGACCCGGCCATGCGCGAGGTATTCGCCAAGCCGCACGAAGCCGACACGTTCACCCGGTGCAAACTCGATTTCGCCGAGCGCGAAATACACGCCCCCCTTTATCGGCTCACGCGCGACCTGCTTCAGATCCGTCGGAAAGACCCCGTGTTGAGCGCCCAGGAACGACGCGGTCTAGACGGAGCCGTGTTAGGCGTGCAGGCATTCCTTCTTCGCTTTTTCGCGCCCAACGGACACGACCGCTTACTTCTCGTGAATTTGGGTCGCGATTTGCACTTAAAGAGTGCGCCCGAGCCGTTGTTAGCACCGCCCGACGGCACCCGTTGGACGCTGCTGCTGTCGACCGACGACCCGAAGTACGGCGGACACGGGGTCGCGACAGTCGTCACGGCGGACGAGGGATGGCGGGTGCCGGCGGAAGCGGCCGTCCTGTTCGCACCGAACACCGATGTGAACGGCCGGGTTCCTGCCCCGCGCGGGCGAACGAAATCGAAATCCAAACCGGGCACCGAGCCCGTGTAA